Genomic DNA from Alphaproteobacteria bacterium PA2:
CGTGCGTGGTGGCGTGACTGCTCTCAAAACAGCCGCCCTGGTCGATGGCGACGTCCACCAGCACGGCGCCAGGCTGCATGGTCGCCAGCATGTCCCGGCTCACCAGCTTTGGCGCTGCCGCGCCGGGTATCAGCACGGCCCCGATCACCAGATCCGCCCCAGCCACGCCTTGCGCCAGATTGGCCTTGCTGGCGAAGCAGGTCTTGGCCTTCGCGCCGAAATGGTTGGCGAGGCGTTCGAGGACATCGGGGTTCCGGTCGAATATGGTCACGTCGGCGCCCATGCCGACGGCCATCTGCGCCGCGTTGAAGCCGACCACTCCGCCCCCGATGATCGCCACCTTCGCCGGGGTAACGCCCGGGACGCCGCCGAGCAGGACCCCGCGACCGCCGTGGGCCTTTTCAAGGGCGGTCGCGCCCGCCTGGATCGACATGCGGCCGGCCACCTGGCTCATGGGCTTGAGCAGGGGAAGACCGCCCGTTGGGGAGGTGACGGTTTCATAGGCGATGGCCGTCACCCCGGAGGCCAGGAGCTCTGCGGTCTGTTCCGGATCAGCCGCCAGATGCAGATAGGTGAAGAGAACCTGGCCCTCGCGAAGCATTGCGCGCTCCGAGGCATGGGGTTCCTTGACCTTGACCACCATTTCAGCTGCGGAAAACACCGCCTCGGCGCTGGCGACCATGGTGGCGCCGTGGGCGACATAGTCGGCGTCACTGGCGCCAATACCTGCGCCGGCATTGGTTTCCACAAGGACCTCGTGACCATGGGCGACCAGTTCGCCGACGCTCTCCGGGGTCAGGCCGACCCGATACTCGTGGTTCTTGATTTCCCGGACCGTTCCGACGCGCATCTGCCTCTCCCTGGGGCACCCCGAGCCAGCGGGGGCCTGATCTGCCCAAGAGAATATTCCTCCGGATATGCCAAGTGTCACCGAATGCGAGAGTATCTCGGTTTGAAATCGGGAAGAATTCGTGGGATTGGAGGAAAAAACGGGAAAGAACTATGGATCGCTTTGATCGCGCCATTCTGCGAGAGCAGCAAATCACCTCCAGTCGCTCCATCGCCGAACTGGCCGAAGCGGTCGGCGTCTCCCCATCGGCCTGTCACCGCAGGCTGCGCGCCCTGGAACAATCCGGGGTCATTGCCGGCTATGCAGCGCGCCTGGACCCCGGCAAGCTGGGCCTGGCGGCGGAAATCTTTGTCGAGATCACCCTCGCCAGTCAGAGCCGCGAGGCCATGGACGCCTTCGAGGCCGCGGTGGGGCGGTTTGATGACATACTGGAGTGCCATCTCACGTCGGGCGCAGCCGATTACATTCTGCGGGTCGCCGCTGAGAACCTGC
This window encodes:
- the ald gene encoding alanine dehydrogenase; protein product: MRVGTVREIKNHEYRVGLTPESVGELVAHGHEVLVETNAGAGIGASDADYVAHGATMVASAEAVFSAAEMVVKVKEPHASERAMLREGQVLFTYLHLAADPEQTAELLASGVTAIAYETVTSPTGGLPLLKPMSQVAGRMSIQAGATALEKAHGGRGVLLGGVPGVTPAKVAIIGGGVVGFNAAQMAVGMGADVTIFDRNPDVLERLANHFGAKAKTCFASKANLAQGVAGADLVIGAVLIPGAAAPKLVSRDMLATMQPGAVLVDVAIDQGGCFESSHATTHAQPTFVVDGIVHYCVANMPGAVARTSTYALNNVTLPHALKIANLGWREALRADPDLANGLNVHQGKLTYEAVAQDLGYAFTSRASILS
- a CDS encoding AsnC family transcriptional regulator, with the protein product MDRFDRAILREQQITSSRSIAELAEAVGVSPSACHRRLRALEQSGVIAGYAARLDPGKLGLAAEIFVEITLASQSREAMDAFEAAVGRFDDILECHLTSGAADYILRVAAENLQHFDSIHRDCLARLPGVSSMRSSFSIRTIKRMRGFPVRA